A window of the Pedobacter frigiditerrae genome harbors these coding sequences:
- a CDS encoding MFS transporter: MNHETKPNSIFKVIGASSLGTLIEWYDFYIFGSLATIIGAQLFPADAGASALINTLAIFAAGFIVRPFGALVFGRLGDLIGRKYTFLLTLVLMGGSTFLIGLIPSYSSIGYFAPILVLILRLVQGLALGGEYGGAATYVAEHAPKGKRGFFTSWIQTTATLGLFLSLGIIVLSKNIIGAEAFADWGWRIPFLLSILLVGVSIYIRLKMHESPMFTKLKTEGNISKNPLKESFSKKGNFKMVLLALFGATMGQGVIWYTGQFYAQSFIENTCKIDFNDSRYILLWGIAFATPFFVVFGAWSDKVGRKWIMLTGMLLGIIFYRPIYQMFLDKSDVSKTEVSAIASTAAPVITRVPLHDKGDSLITTSTKISLLSGASYNKVLVDTVYADASKTIGHSAAIYKDKILETSTFWIFVGLVFFQILLVTMVYGPIAAFLVELFPTKIRYTSMSLPYHVGNGVFGGLVPFVATLIASFAGSTPLSGLWYPIGIAALSFIIGAVYLSNKKDENVND, encoded by the coding sequence ATGAACCACGAAACTAAACCAAATAGCATCTTTAAAGTAATTGGTGCATCCTCCCTCGGAACCCTTATCGAATGGTATGATTTTTACATCTTCGGCAGTTTGGCCACTATTATTGGCGCACAGCTATTTCCTGCAGATGCAGGAGCTTCTGCACTAATTAATACCTTGGCAATTTTTGCAGCAGGTTTTATTGTTAGGCCTTTTGGGGCCTTGGTTTTTGGTCGGTTAGGAGATTTAATTGGAAGAAAATATACCTTCCTTTTAACCTTGGTTTTAATGGGAGGCTCTACGTTTCTAATTGGCCTAATCCCTTCTTATTCTAGCATTGGTTATTTTGCCCCAATTTTAGTGTTAATCTTGCGTCTAGTACAAGGTTTAGCTTTAGGGGGAGAATATGGTGGTGCAGCTACTTACGTTGCAGAACATGCTCCAAAAGGCAAAAGAGGTTTTTTTACAAGTTGGATTCAAACTACAGCAACCTTGGGTCTATTCCTTTCACTAGGGATAATCGTACTTTCGAAAAATATTATTGGCGCTGAAGCATTTGCAGATTGGGGTTGGAGAATTCCATTCTTGCTTTCTATTTTATTAGTAGGTGTTTCTATTTACATCCGCTTAAAAATGCATGAATCGCCAATGTTTACTAAACTAAAAACAGAAGGCAATATCTCTAAAAACCCTTTGAAAGAAAGTTTTAGTAAAAAAGGAAACTTCAAAATGGTATTGTTAGCCTTGTTTGGTGCAACAATGGGGCAAGGTGTAATTTGGTATACTGGTCAGTTTTACGCCCAATCATTTATAGAAAATACTTGTAAGATAGATTTTAATGATTCACGATATATTCTGCTTTGGGGTATCGCTTTTGCGACACCTTTCTTTGTGGTCTTTGGAGCGTGGAGTGATAAGGTTGGTCGAAAGTGGATTATGCTAACGGGAATGTTGCTGGGAATTATTTTCTATCGCCCAATTTATCAGATGTTTTTAGATAAGAGTGATGTAAGTAAAACTGAAGTATCGGCAATTGCGTCTACTGCAGCGCCTGTAATTACAAGAGTTCCTTTACATGATAAAGGAGATAGCTTAATAACCACTAGTACTAAAATAAGTTTGTTAAGTGGTGCTTCATATAACAAAGTTTTGGTTGATACAGTTTATGCAGATGCGAGCAAAACAATTGGTCATTCCGCAGCAATTTATAAAGATAAAATACTAGAAACATCAACATTTTGGATTTTTGTAGGATTGGTTTTCTTCCAGATTTTGTTAGTGACAATGGTTTATGGACCAATTGCAGCATTTTTAGTGGAACTTTTCCCAACAAAAATCAGATATACTTCAATGTCATTACCTTACCATGTGGGTAATGGTGTTTTTGGAGGATTGGTGCCTTTTGTGGCAACGCTGATTGCAAGTTTTGCAGGTTCAACACCACTTTCTGGTTTATGGTATCCTATCGGGATTGCCGCACTAAGTTTCATTATTGGAGCTGTATATTTATCAAATAAAAAAGACGAAAACGTTAACGATTAA